A single region of the Neodiprion pinetum isolate iyNeoPine1 chromosome 5, iyNeoPine1.2, whole genome shotgun sequence genome encodes:
- the LOC124218727 gene encoding post-GPI attachment to proteins factor 6 isoform X2 → MYLFAYKSFTFWHISSSAVNIRCMLPEASQEGTLHPFKSYGDVTTFHYTVPKEVFRATWQFAAFTDNLHCPSRKVHLHLKSGSYPVMSVDNASFPANMHLYRNDTISVSMMTTFEPKVTATIPVYGPEPGDWFVTGYLSHWDKKVQQQGLGHKCRYTLGSVAIWTQISGIQDIPIGTQKFLHTNEPMSYYKIYIPSSTWHFRVHIWGCNFTLRAYHDSNTPCIKGLALKGRTIPIYNESHPSSIGNLTISDSYTFTVLSPYQESYYYLLVISGSVIDFNVMVSISECPIRMLDKSFMKQYLDAPSFSEALNQLRVKNKEDRLKSSKKQPLLHQIFYNNSTLNYDSMRPSKDQFVLPDDDNARDDPCIPRFQLARIKHSQPFSSVYLLQGREWLTSWVMLTDYYPVVTQFDIMPFIDIGGTLSIEIRLEMNKQISDQLVLVEVCIRKGRVPDRIDGEIVCRNQNMFMNLSSYGKKVSALLIPYPESDVWHVAMQAKCYTEGRKAPCTMEEILVSVDIKTRQCVFPGVHSCGNHGICQETKRGLLYYTSCNCFGGYKGWGCTDSTHADPKAFIVLTTLLLTLSNGFFIPAIYLAIKRGLYTEALVYLATMIFSSLYHACDQQFMTYCAVKYEVLQYSDFFSSILAFWVTLVSMAKLPTKYVSFFHMIGVLVIAFCVEMDRTGLTSILVPLAMGATIPIAAFACRCYKYKQRQRPKEVVKLIIGLSLATIGLLLFALVETESNYQYVHSVWHAVIALSLLFLLPNSAEPEPLEISINDTSSSDSELMDYKDLAQSPVFTVKADGEKLLTVESDTS, encoded by the exons atgtatttatttgCTTACAAATCATTTACGTTCTGGCACATTTCTTCGTCCGCGGTAA ATATTCGATGCATGTTACCTGAGGCCAGTCAGGAAGGAACTTTACATCCGTTTAAAAGCTATGGGGACGTAACGACGTTCCATTACACAGTACCGAAAGAAGTTTTTAGAGCCACCTGGCAATTTGCAGCCTTTACGGATAATTTACATTGTCCGTCTCGAAAGGTGCACCT GCACCTGAAATCTGGCAGTTACCCCGTAATGTCGGTGGATAATGCTTCGTTTCCTGCTAACATGCATTTGTACCGTAACGACACTATATCGGTATCAATGATGACTACTTTCGAGCCAAAAGTAACGGCTACTATACCAGTTTACGGACCGGAACCTGGAGATTGGTTTGTGACTGGATACCTTTCCCATTGGGATAAGAAAGTTCAGCAGCAA GGTCTGGGACATAAATGCCGTTACACTTTGGGCTCCGTCGCTATATGGACACAGATCAGCGGCATTCAAGACATACCGATCGGCACACAAAAATTTCTGCACACCAACGAGCCAATGTCATATTACAA AATCTACATACCATCGAGTACGTGGCATTTTCGCGTTCATATATGGGGCTGTAATTTTACTCTGCGAGCTTATCACGACTCCAATACACCCTGCATAAAAGGCCTGGCACTCAAGGGACGGACGATACCAATTTACAACGAGTCGCACCCCAGCTCAATCGGCAATTTAACAATCAGTGATTCCTACACGTTTACTGTTCTCTCGCCGTACCAAGAAAGTTACTATTATTTGTTAGTCATTTCGGGCAGTGTTATAGATTTCAATGTCATGGTGAGCATTTCGG AATGTCCTATACGAATGCTGGACAAATCGTTTATGAAGCAGTATCTGGATGCGCCATCGTTTTCCGAGGCATTGAATCAGCTccgagtaaaaaataaagaggACCGATTGAAATCGTCGAAAAAACAGCCTCTGCTTCACcagattttttataacaattcaaCACTTAATTACGATAGCATGAGACCATCCAAGGACCAGTTCGTTTTACCGGACGATGATAATGCCAGAGACGATCCTTGCATACCAAGGTTTCAACTAGCCAGAATAAAACATTCTCAGCCATTCTCAAGCGTTTATTTACTCCAG GGTAGAGAATGGTTAACGTCGTGGGTAATGCTTACGGATTATTACCCAGTCGTTACGCAGTTTGATATTATGCCATTTATTGACATCGGAGGTACTCTCAGCATCGAGATTCGTCTGGAGATGAACAAG CAAATATCCGATCAGCTCGTCCTTGTTGAAGTTTGCATTCGCAAGGGTCGAGTACCCGATCGTATCGATGGAGAAATAGTGTGCCGGAACCAAAATATGTTCATGAACTTGTCATCTTATGGAAAAAAAGTATCCGCTTTATTAATTCCCTATCCAGAATCAGATGTTTGGCATGTAGCAATGCAAGCTAAATGTTATACCGAGgg AAGGAAAGCTCCATGCACAATGGAGGAAATACTTGTATCCGTAGACATAAAAACACGGCAATGCGTCTTCCCTGGAGTTCATTCATGCGGTAATCACGGAATTTGCCAAGAGACAAAGAGAGGACTGCTGTATTATACTTCCTGCAACTGTTTCGGAG GTTACAAAGGCTGGGGTTGTACAGACTCGACGCACGCAGATCCAAAGGCATTCATAGTGCTTACAACTCTCCTGCTTACATTAAGTAACGGATTTTTTATACCGGCCATTTATTTGGCCATCAAACGAGGCCTCTATACAGAAGCACTGGTCTACTTAGCCACCATGATATTCTCCTCGCTTTATCATGCATGCGATCAGCAATTCATGACCTACTGCGCGGTTAAATATGAG GTTTTGCAGTACAGTGACTTCTTCTCAAGCATTCTGGCATTCTGGGTGACTCTCGTCTCGATGGCAAAATTACCTACAAAATATGTGTCGTTTTTTCACATGATCGGTGTACTTGTTATCGCATTTTGCGTCGAGATGGATAGAACAGGATTAACCAGCATTTTAGTACCCTTAGCAATGGGTGCGACAATTCCA atTGCAGCTTTTGCCTGTCGATGCTACAAGTATAAACAGCGACAGCGTCCTAAAGAGGTTGTAAAACTGATAATCGGTTTGTCACTAGCTACGATCGGGTTACTCCTGTTTGCTCTAGTTGAAACGGAATCCAATTACCAa TATGTGCACAGCGTGTGGCACGCTGTTATAGCCCTATCGCTGTTATTCTTATTGCCAAACAGTGCGGAACCAGAACCACTTGAAATATCAATAAACGATACGAGCAGCTCGGACAGTGAGTTAATGGATTATAAAGACTTGGCCCAGAGTCCGGTATTCACAGTAAAAGCGGATGGTGAAAAGTTACTGACTGTCGAAAGTGACACGTCATAG
- the LOC124218727 gene encoding post-GPI attachment to proteins factor 6 isoform X1 produces MRSKYILTSRNVFICLQIIYVLAHFFVRDIRCMLPEASQEGTLHPFKSYGDVTTFHYTVPKEVFRATWQFAAFTDNLHCPSRKVHLHLKSGSYPVMSVDNASFPANMHLYRNDTISVSMMTTFEPKVTATIPVYGPEPGDWFVTGYLSHWDKKVQQQGLGHKCRYTLGSVAIWTQISGIQDIPIGTQKFLHTNEPMSYYKIYIPSSTWHFRVHIWGCNFTLRAYHDSNTPCIKGLALKGRTIPIYNESHPSSIGNLTISDSYTFTVLSPYQESYYYLLVISGSVIDFNVMVSISECPIRMLDKSFMKQYLDAPSFSEALNQLRVKNKEDRLKSSKKQPLLHQIFYNNSTLNYDSMRPSKDQFVLPDDDNARDDPCIPRFQLARIKHSQPFSSVYLLQGREWLTSWVMLTDYYPVVTQFDIMPFIDIGGTLSIEIRLEMNKQISDQLVLVEVCIRKGRVPDRIDGEIVCRNQNMFMNLSSYGKKVSALLIPYPESDVWHVAMQAKCYTEGRKAPCTMEEILVSVDIKTRQCVFPGVHSCGNHGICQETKRGLLYYTSCNCFGGYKGWGCTDSTHADPKAFIVLTTLLLTLSNGFFIPAIYLAIKRGLYTEALVYLATMIFSSLYHACDQQFMTYCAVKYEVLQYSDFFSSILAFWVTLVSMAKLPTKYVSFFHMIGVLVIAFCVEMDRTGLTSILVPLAMGATIPIAAFACRCYKYKQRQRPKEVVKLIIGLSLATIGLLLFALVETESNYQYVHSVWHAVIALSLLFLLPNSAEPEPLEISINDTSSSDSELMDYKDLAQSPVFTVKADGEKLLTVESDTS; encoded by the exons ATGCGATCCAAATATATTTTAACAAGTcgaaatgtatttatttgCTTACAAATCATTTACGTTCTGGCACATTTCTTCGTCCGCG ATATTCGATGCATGTTACCTGAGGCCAGTCAGGAAGGAACTTTACATCCGTTTAAAAGCTATGGGGACGTAACGACGTTCCATTACACAGTACCGAAAGAAGTTTTTAGAGCCACCTGGCAATTTGCAGCCTTTACGGATAATTTACATTGTCCGTCTCGAAAGGTGCACCT GCACCTGAAATCTGGCAGTTACCCCGTAATGTCGGTGGATAATGCTTCGTTTCCTGCTAACATGCATTTGTACCGTAACGACACTATATCGGTATCAATGATGACTACTTTCGAGCCAAAAGTAACGGCTACTATACCAGTTTACGGACCGGAACCTGGAGATTGGTTTGTGACTGGATACCTTTCCCATTGGGATAAGAAAGTTCAGCAGCAA GGTCTGGGACATAAATGCCGTTACACTTTGGGCTCCGTCGCTATATGGACACAGATCAGCGGCATTCAAGACATACCGATCGGCACACAAAAATTTCTGCACACCAACGAGCCAATGTCATATTACAA AATCTACATACCATCGAGTACGTGGCATTTTCGCGTTCATATATGGGGCTGTAATTTTACTCTGCGAGCTTATCACGACTCCAATACACCCTGCATAAAAGGCCTGGCACTCAAGGGACGGACGATACCAATTTACAACGAGTCGCACCCCAGCTCAATCGGCAATTTAACAATCAGTGATTCCTACACGTTTACTGTTCTCTCGCCGTACCAAGAAAGTTACTATTATTTGTTAGTCATTTCGGGCAGTGTTATAGATTTCAATGTCATGGTGAGCATTTCGG AATGTCCTATACGAATGCTGGACAAATCGTTTATGAAGCAGTATCTGGATGCGCCATCGTTTTCCGAGGCATTGAATCAGCTccgagtaaaaaataaagaggACCGATTGAAATCGTCGAAAAAACAGCCTCTGCTTCACcagattttttataacaattcaaCACTTAATTACGATAGCATGAGACCATCCAAGGACCAGTTCGTTTTACCGGACGATGATAATGCCAGAGACGATCCTTGCATACCAAGGTTTCAACTAGCCAGAATAAAACATTCTCAGCCATTCTCAAGCGTTTATTTACTCCAG GGTAGAGAATGGTTAACGTCGTGGGTAATGCTTACGGATTATTACCCAGTCGTTACGCAGTTTGATATTATGCCATTTATTGACATCGGAGGTACTCTCAGCATCGAGATTCGTCTGGAGATGAACAAG CAAATATCCGATCAGCTCGTCCTTGTTGAAGTTTGCATTCGCAAGGGTCGAGTACCCGATCGTATCGATGGAGAAATAGTGTGCCGGAACCAAAATATGTTCATGAACTTGTCATCTTATGGAAAAAAAGTATCCGCTTTATTAATTCCCTATCCAGAATCAGATGTTTGGCATGTAGCAATGCAAGCTAAATGTTATACCGAGgg AAGGAAAGCTCCATGCACAATGGAGGAAATACTTGTATCCGTAGACATAAAAACACGGCAATGCGTCTTCCCTGGAGTTCATTCATGCGGTAATCACGGAATTTGCCAAGAGACAAAGAGAGGACTGCTGTATTATACTTCCTGCAACTGTTTCGGAG GTTACAAAGGCTGGGGTTGTACAGACTCGACGCACGCAGATCCAAAGGCATTCATAGTGCTTACAACTCTCCTGCTTACATTAAGTAACGGATTTTTTATACCGGCCATTTATTTGGCCATCAAACGAGGCCTCTATACAGAAGCACTGGTCTACTTAGCCACCATGATATTCTCCTCGCTTTATCATGCATGCGATCAGCAATTCATGACCTACTGCGCGGTTAAATATGAG GTTTTGCAGTACAGTGACTTCTTCTCAAGCATTCTGGCATTCTGGGTGACTCTCGTCTCGATGGCAAAATTACCTACAAAATATGTGTCGTTTTTTCACATGATCGGTGTACTTGTTATCGCATTTTGCGTCGAGATGGATAGAACAGGATTAACCAGCATTTTAGTACCCTTAGCAATGGGTGCGACAATTCCA atTGCAGCTTTTGCCTGTCGATGCTACAAGTATAAACAGCGACAGCGTCCTAAAGAGGTTGTAAAACTGATAATCGGTTTGTCACTAGCTACGATCGGGTTACTCCTGTTTGCTCTAGTTGAAACGGAATCCAATTACCAa TATGTGCACAGCGTGTGGCACGCTGTTATAGCCCTATCGCTGTTATTCTTATTGCCAAACAGTGCGGAACCAGAACCACTTGAAATATCAATAAACGATACGAGCAGCTCGGACAGTGAGTTAATGGATTATAAAGACTTGGCCCAGAGTCCGGTATTCACAGTAAAAGCGGATGGTGAAAAGTTACTGACTGTCGAAAGTGACACGTCATAG